The following nucleotide sequence is from Pandoraea thiooxydans.
GCAGCATGTCTCGCGCTATCTGACGCGGCGCGGCAAGGGCGTCGGCTTGCGGCTCGGCGTGAAGACGACCGGCTGCTCTGGCCTGGCATACAAGCTCGAGTACGCCGATGAGATCGAACCGCACGACGAAGTGTTCGAATGCCATGGCGTGAAGGTCATCGTCGATCCGAAAAGTCTGGCCTATATCGATGGCACGGA
It contains:
- the iscA gene encoding iron-sulfur cluster assembly protein IscA, coding for MAITLTEKAAQHVSRYLTRRGKGVGLRLGVKTTGCSGLAYKLEYADEIEPHDEVFECHGVKVIVDPKSLAYIDGTELDFAREGLNEGFRFNNPNVKDECGCGESFRV